The Solicola gregarius DNA window CAGCACCGGGTTGAGCTCCAGCTCCGCGACCTCGGGATGTGCCGAAGCGAGCAGCGAAACCCTGGCGACGAGTTCGGCGAGCGCGTCCAAGTCGACCGCCGGTCGGCCCCGAGCGCCGAGGAGCAGCGGGGCACCCCGCAGGGACAGCAGGAGTCTGCGGGCGGCTGCAGGCGACGTGGGCGCAATCGCGCATGCGGTGTCGGCGAGCACCTCGGCGAAGATCCCACCCAACCCGACCAGTACGACCGGGCCGAACTTCGGGTCACGGACGCTGCCCACGATGAGCTCCACGCCGTCGGTGAGGTCAGCCATCTCCTCGACGGAGACGGTCGGCGGTGCTAGTCGCGCCATCAGGTCGTCGTACGCCGTCCGAGCGGCGTCGCGGTCGGCCACCCCGAGGACCACGCCGCCTCCCTCGGACTTGTGCGACCGGCCGGTTGCCTTCATGGCGATGGGGAAACGCAAGTCCGCTAGCGCGGCCTCGAAACCGGCCGCGTCGGTCACCGACACTGCGGCCGGGAAGGCGATCCCGGCTTCGACGAAGAGTGCTCGCGCCGCGTCGTACGACGTGTCGGTGACCGGCGCCGCATTGACCGGCAAGGGCTCGGCGAGCCCGGCCGACTCGTGCTCGACGAGCCCAGCCAGCACGGCACACGCGCGATCGACGTCTCGGTACACTGGGATGCCCGCGGCCCGCAGCGCCTCGGCGGACGGGCTGTCAGGGTAGATCGTGTGCACGACCAGCGGCTTGCTCTGTGCCGCAACCGTCGCCGCAACCTGCGCGACCGCTGCGAGCTCCGGTTCGGTCAGGTTGGACTGCTCGGTCGAGTAGCCGCCGAAGAACCCGGTGAGCAGTACGCCGTCGACCTGATCCGATGGCAGCAAGAGTGCCACCCCGCGGGCATAGCTCGCGGCGTCCTGCTCGCCGGCCCCGGCGAGGTCGACGGGGTTGGCGACCGCCGCCCGCGCCCACAGCGCCGCCCTGAGCTCGGTCACCAGCTCACCGGTCAGCTCGGGGGTGCGCATCCCGGCCGCGGCAAGCGCATCGGCGGCCACCGCGCCGTGCCCTCCCCCATCGGTCAGCACGGCGACCCGATCACCGGACATCCGGCGCGGCGAGCGCAGCGCTTCCAGCTGGTCGGCCAGCTGGGTCGGATGCTCCACGCGCCGGGCACCGACTGCCG harbors:
- a CDS encoding acetate--CoA ligase family protein, translated to MRRQGPPGASAQVSLGALFAPRTVAIVGASPDSAKWGHILSQRALASPGDRTILLINRHAREVLDQPTYVSPRAAAAAHDVRIDLAVLCVPASGFVAAVTDAVAAGARAIVGITAGLSEAGTEGARIEAEALAVARDAGAVLVGPNCLGVVDTSTGLQLAHATLPAGDVAVLSQSGNLVLDLAGLLAERGLGVSRFVSLGNQADLGLVDFLYACIDHNGTRAVAVYTEDVVDGRGFLDAARALRDAGKPLVLLAPGRTEAAIRSAVSHTGSLTSAAMVLDAACAAVGARRVEHPTQLADQLEALRSPRRMSGDRVAVLTDGGGHGAVAADALAAAGMRTPELTGELVTELRAALWARAAVANPVDLAGAGEQDAASYARGVALLLPSDQVDGVLLTGFFGGYSTEQSNLTEPELAAVAQVAATVAAQSKPLVVHTIYPDSPSAEALRAAGIPVYRDVDRACAVLAGLVEHESAGLAEPLPVNAAPVTDTSYDAARALFVEAGIAFPAAVSVTDAAGFEAALADLRFPIAMKATGRSHKSEGGGVVLGVADRDAARTAYDDLMARLAPPTVSVEEMADLTDGVELIVGSVRDPKFGPVVLVGLGGIFAEVLADTACAIAPTSPAAARRLLLSLRGAPLLLGARGRPAVDLDALAELVARVSLLASAHPEVAELELNPVLAGQSGVLALDARVVLEVAQVPLVETVDPGVLGREDAVIERP